In Elstera cyanobacteriorum, the following proteins share a genomic window:
- a CDS encoding LysR family transcriptional regulator, whose product MMMVNFPLDPDLLAAFRAVVEAGNFTRAAERLRRNQSTLSMQIKRLETAVGDRLLERGAGTAVRLTARGELVLTYARRLLALQEEALAALREGDLQGTVRLGTPEDFATAHLPQVLADFARSHPQVSLEITCDLTLNLLDRFGRGEFDLALIKREPAGDAGGVPVWREPLVWVTGDADLPRRPGPLPLALSPHPCVYRRRALGALQASGREWRLAYTCESLAGTLAAVRAGLGVTVLPRDMVPRGLIHLETAADLPRLAETEIALIAAPDLSRPALRLRDHMISALERA is encoded by the coding sequence ATGATGATGGTGAACTTTCCCCTAGACCCAGACCTCTTGGCCGCTTTTCGCGCGGTGGTGGAGGCTGGGAATTTCACCCGCGCCGCCGAACGGCTGCGGCGCAATCAATCCACCCTGTCGATGCAGATCAAACGGTTGGAAACGGCGGTGGGCGACCGGCTGCTCGAGCGCGGGGCGGGGACGGCGGTGCGCCTGACCGCGCGCGGCGAGCTGGTTCTGACCTATGCCCGCCGCCTGCTGGCGTTGCAGGAAGAAGCGCTGGCCGCGCTGCGCGAAGGGGATTTGCAAGGAACCGTCCGACTCGGCACGCCGGAAGATTTCGCAACCGCCCATCTGCCGCAAGTGTTGGCGGATTTCGCCCGCTCGCACCCGCAAGTTTCGTTGGAAATCACCTGCGACCTGACCTTGAACCTTCTCGACCGTTTTGGACGGGGGGAGTTCGATCTTGCGCTGATCAAGCGCGAACCGGCGGGCGACGCGGGCGGCGTGCCGGTGTGGCGCGAGCCGCTGGTGTGGGTAACCGGGGATGCCGATTTGCCGCGCCGACCGGGGCCGCTGCCGCTGGCGCTGTCGCCCCATCCGTGCGTCTACCGCCGCCGTGCCTTGGGGGCGTTGCAGGCTTCGGGCCGCGAATGGCGCTTGGCTTATACCTGCGAATCGCTTGCGGGCACCTTGGCCGCCGTCCGTGCGGGGCTAGGGGTAACGGTGCTGCCGCGCGATATGGTGCCGCGCGGGTTGATCCATCTTGAAACCGCCGCCGATCTGCCGCGCCTGGCGGAAACCGAGATCGCCCTCATTGCCGCGCCCGATCTCTCCCGCCCGGCGCTGCGTTTGCGCGACCATATGATCTCGGCGCTTGAGCGGGCTTAG
- a CDS encoding NADP-dependent isocitrate dehydrogenase, with protein sequence MDGSPRFDTNLAAATPAPLPVTIAPGDGIGPEIMAATLAVLEAAGARLAPETVTIGEACYKAGHTSGLAAEAWESLARTRLMLKGPITTPQGGGYKSVNVTLRKSLGLFANIRPCRALHPVIPTKHPDLDLLIVRENEEDLYAGIEHRQTDEVVQCLKLISRPGTERLVRYGFALAAAGGVKRVSCFTKDNIMKMTDGLFHRVLDEVAAEHPGIAAEHMIVDIGAARLAATPGRFELIILPNLYGDILSDVAAEIAGSVGLAGSANIGTGGAMFEAIHGSAPDIAGKDCANPSGLLSAAIMMLAQNGQADIAARIEAAWLRTLEDGIHTADVYAANRSKEKVGTQAFAQAVIDRLGQAPQQFDLRLSAPLPPIPPVPARQAPSVKTMDGVDIFLHARPADPDALAQHLTAAATAVPGLSLSVITNRGVKVWPEGKAETFCTDHWRCRFLAAPEVTVSPALVPGLLTALARAGLPAIKMEMLFRFDGQPGYSAAQGQ encoded by the coding sequence ATGGACGGATCCCCCCGGTTCGATACCAACCTTGCCGCCGCCACCCCGGCACCGCTGCCGGTCACCATCGCCCCCGGCGACGGCATCGGCCCAGAAATCATGGCGGCAACCCTTGCAGTTCTGGAGGCAGCGGGCGCGCGCTTGGCGCCGGAGACCGTGACCATCGGCGAAGCCTGCTATAAGGCGGGCCACACGAGCGGTTTGGCGGCGGAAGCCTGGGAGAGCCTCGCCCGCACGCGGTTGATGCTGAAAGGGCCGATCACCACCCCCCAGGGCGGCGGGTATAAAAGCGTGAATGTTACCCTGCGGAAAAGCCTGGGTCTCTTCGCCAATATCCGCCCCTGCCGGGCGCTGCACCCGGTCATTCCGACCAAGCATCCCGATCTTGACCTGCTGATCGTTCGGGAGAATGAGGAAGACCTCTACGCCGGGATCGAGCATCGGCAGACCGACGAGGTCGTGCAGTGCCTGAAGCTGATCAGCCGCCCCGGTACCGAACGGCTGGTGCGTTATGGGTTTGCCCTGGCCGCCGCTGGGGGCGTTAAGCGGGTCAGTTGCTTCACCAAAGACAATATTATGAAAATGACCGATGGGCTGTTCCATCGGGTGCTTGATGAGGTGGCTGCCGAGCATCCAGGCATCGCGGCGGAGCATATGATCGTCGACATCGGCGCGGCGCGGCTGGCGGCGACGCCGGGGCGGTTCGAGTTGATCATTCTGCCCAACCTTTACGGCGATATTCTGTCCGATGTGGCGGCGGAAATCGCCGGATCGGTCGGGCTGGCCGGATCGGCGAATATCGGCACGGGCGGCGCGATGTTCGAAGCCATTCACGGCTCGGCCCCGGATATCGCCGGGAAGGATTGCGCCAACCCCTCCGGTCTGCTGTCAGCCGCGATCATGATGCTCGCGCAAAACGGCCAAGCCGATATCGCCGCACGCATCGAGGCCGCCTGGCTGCGGACGCTGGAAGACGGGATCCATACCGCCGATGTGTATGCCGCCAACCGGTCCAAGGAAAAAGTCGGCACCCAGGCTTTCGCCCAAGCCGTGATTGACCGGTTGGGCCAAGCGCCGCAGCAGTTCGATCTGCGGCTCAGCGCGCCGTTACCGCCGATCCCCCCGGTCCCGGCACGGCAGGCACCGAGCGTGAAAACCATGGATGGCGTCGATATCTTCCTGCACGCCCGGCCCGCCGATCCCGATGCGCTGGCCCAGCATCTGACCGCCGCCGCGACCGCCGTTCCGGGGCTTAGCCTGTCGGTGATCACCAACCGGGGCGTCAAGGTCTGGCCGGAGGGTAAGGCTGAAACCTTCTGCACTGACCATTGGCGCTGCCGGTTCCTGGCGGCCCCGGAGGTGACCGTCTCCCCAGCGCTGGTACCCGGTCTGCTGACGGCCCTCGCCCGGGCCGGATTACCGGCGATCAAAATGGAAATGCTGTTCCGCTTCGACGGCCAGCCCGGCTATTCGGCGGCCCAGGGGCAGTAA
- the mscL gene encoding large conductance mechanosensitive channel protein MscL, which yields MLKEFREFALKGNVVDLAVGVIIGAAFGKIVASMVEDILMPIIGWIAGGLDFSNYFLPLVKGVTAASYADAKAQGAVIGYGQFLTISINFIIVAWVLFVVIKAVNKLRRQAPPPPAVPAAPPEDVALLREIRDLLAKSK from the coding sequence ATGTTGAAAGAATTTCGGGAATTTGCCCTGAAGGGCAATGTCGTCGATCTTGCGGTCGGGGTGATCATCGGGGCGGCCTTCGGCAAGATCGTCGCGTCGATGGTCGAAGATATTTTGATGCCGATCATCGGCTGGATCGCCGGGGGCCTCGATTTTTCCAATTACTTCTTACCGCTGGTCAAAGGCGTCACGGCGGCCTCTTACGCCGATGCGAAAGCCCAGGGCGCAGTGATCGGCTATGGCCAGTTTCTGACGATTTCGATCAATTTCATCATCGTTGCCTGGGTGCTGTTCGTGGTGATCAAGGCCGTCAATAAGCTGCGCCGTCAGGCCCCGCCGCCGCCCGCCGTGCCTGCAGCCCCGCCCGAAGATGTGGCGCTGCTGCGCGAAATTCGCGACCTGCTCGCTAAGTCCAAATAA
- a CDS encoding usg protein, which translates to MSDLSLQLRDYRLTTAEILYHMPDHPGLLQTFLWQRLDVAPHFPELRKFLDFWSHSLDGKLHSVRVAAAEGLSPGRWRPVEAEFRLH; encoded by the coding sequence ATGTCCGACCTCAGCCTGCAACTGCGTGACTATCGCCTGACCACGGCGGAAATCCTCTATCACATGCCCGATCATCCAGGGCTGCTGCAAACTTTCCTATGGCAGCGTTTGGATGTGGCGCCGCATTTCCCGGAACTGCGCAAGTTCCTTGATTTCTGGAGCCACTCGCTCGACGGCAAGCTCCATTCCGTTCGGGTTGCGGCGGCGGAAGGGCTAAGCCCCGGGCGCTGGCGCCCGGTCGAGGCGGAGTTTCGCCTGCATTAG
- a CDS encoding Hpt domain-containing protein, whose translation MTDTPLSPEARRAAAGLVALLLETDLTLEQRHYARALSRMVEEAPASASTPSQLGEVAFDRAVLAELYRYLPKVGCAAIIEQFRASADQILTDIETASTLGDVDRLAQAAHALIGTAGAVGMAGLAAEARGVVTDLRAHHPEMAMARAAKLRPLYDLSTLTLNRIIAEGDTP comes from the coding sequence GTGACCGATACCCCCCTTTCCCCTGAGGCGCGGCGCGCGGCTGCCGGGCTAGTGGCCCTGCTGCTTGAGACCGATCTTACGCTCGAGCAGCGGCATTATGCCCGCGCGCTCAGCCGTATGGTGGAAGAAGCGCCCGCGTCCGCTTCGACACCCTCGCAGCTTGGGGAGGTTGCGTTCGACCGGGCGGTGCTGGCCGAACTCTATCGCTATCTCCCAAAAGTCGGCTGTGCCGCAATCATCGAACAGTTCCGCGCCAGCGCCGACCAGATTTTGACCGATATCGAAACGGCCTCGACACTCGGCGATGTTGACCGGCTGGCCCAGGCGGCCCATGCGTTGATTGGCACGGCGGGGGCGGTCGGTATGGCAGGCCTCGCCGCCGAAGCGCGCGGGGTGGTGACCGATCTGCGGGCGCACCACCCTGAGATGGCTATGGCCCGGGCCGCAAAGCTGCGGCCGCTCTATGATCTGAGTACGCTTACTTTGAATCGCATCATTGCCGAGGGAGACACGCCCTAG